DNA sequence from the Halichoerus grypus chromosome 8, mHalGry1.hap1.1, whole genome shotgun sequence genome:
AGATTGGGAAAGTGTTCTTGGAGGAAGCAGCACATTATCCAGGTTACACAACCACAACCagtaagtgatggagctgggatttaTTTCCAGGCAGTCTGAGTACAGAATGCACTCCCATAAATGTTATGCTCTACCACCTCTCAGTGCATGGAGCTTGGGTCAAGGTAATACcactgagaaggaaggaaggaagggaggaaggaagggagggagggaggaaggaaggaaggaaggaaggaaggaaggaaggaaggaaggaaggaaggaaggatggaggaaggaagaaacgaggaaggaaggaggaagggaggaagggaagaaagaaaggaaggaaggaaggaagaaaggaaggaaggaaggaaggaaggaaggaaggaaggaaggaagaaagaaagaaagaaagaaagaaagaaagaaagaaagaaagaaaagaaaagaaaagagagagaaaaagaaagggagaggaagtgcAAGTAGTCAGGTGTGGCTAGACCAGGGGTTCTCAACCCCGGCTGCACATTAGAACACTgggggaagcttttaaaaataccaataccCAGGTCTCACCCCCAGAAGTTGCTTTCCAGGGAGTCCTAAAGCTCAGCTAGGGTTGATATCCACTGGACTAGACtctgggcaggcagggctggaAAGGTAGGCTGGACCTAATCTGGCAGATTGAAATACGATGTTAAATTATGTGTTTCAACTTGAAAGGTAAAAGTAAAGAAGGtataggcaaagaagaagccacTGGGTAGGAGAATGAAGGGCTCAGAGGTATTTAAGATAATTACCCTGGCAGCAGCGTAAAAAATGAGCTTGGGGAGCAGATGTTGAAGGCAAGAATAGCGGTTAGGAGAGTGATGCTGTCCCAAAAGAAAAGTGAGGAAGAACTCACCTAGGGCAGTAGAAATGCAAAGGAACAGTCATATATGAGACATTGCAAAGTACACTAAACAGAGCCTGCTGACTAATTGGACAGAAGGGGTGACAAAGAGAGGGAGGAGTGCAAGATGACTGATGCTTTCAGCACAAAAGAGAACACcggacaaggggcacctgggtggctcagttggttgggcgtctgcctttggctcaggtcatgattacagggccctgggattaagccctgagccccacatcgggctccctgctcagcggggagtctgtttctccctctgcctttgtccctccacccacttgtgctctctctctcaaataaataaatatctttttttttttttttaaatgggaacaCTGGACATGtagatggggaaatggggagatgatCATGAGTTTGTTTTCTGTCATATTGAGTTTGAGGTTCCTGAGGAACATTCATGTGGAGGTGCTAAATGGGCAGCTAGAAATTTGAGTCTGTAACTAAGGAGAGAGCTCTGAGTATCATTTAAACATAGGAGAGACCTGAAATTTCAGCATTTGGTTGAAATCATTAAGGAAGAGAATGTCTGGGACTGTGTGTATATGAGAAATAAGAGGGCTTTGGAGAACACCTAAATTTGGTGGGCAGGTGAGGAAAAGACATAAATGCCCAAGACCTGGAAGAAGATGGAGCAAAAACGTAAAGAAGAAACCAAGAAGGCACAGGAGCAAGTGAGAAGAGAGTTCCGAGGGAGTGAAAAATCAATGATGGCAAATGAGTAGGCTAAAGAAATAGCAGCTTTTGTCTTTGGCCATTGGGAAGTCATCAACAGCCTGGCagttaaataaaatggaaaaggtgGGAGCCAGACCACAGTGACTGGACActgaggagcagaggagggaatggggacCCCAAATGCACAGTTGTCTATTAAGAAGGCTTgtggagaagaggagaaataagtGGGACCTTAAGATGAGAGGCAGCAGGTCACAGGAAATAAGTTTGTTTTGCAGGgaaaagttaaacattttaaaaccaaagagAAGGGGTGTGTGGATAGATACAACTTGAAGTGAACAAGATGGAGGGATAAAGTGATGGAGTCAATTCCTGGAGGGTAAGGGAAGGGACTAATTCAACAGAACTCACGGAAAGAGGAAGATTCTTTTTCCTCGGATACAAGAGGGAAGGAATTCAAGATGGAGGGAGGCATTCTGGGGAATTCAGCCAGATTGGAGGGGAGCTGCAGGAGTTGATGACAGGCAGGCCAGATGCTGAGATAATTAGGACCTTGAGAGTAGGGGGAAATGTCTGAAACTGCGTATATAGAGAAGGCGACAGAGTCAGctaggaaagaaaacaaggactGCCCTGGAGGGCCCACCAAGGAATTTCTCTGGAACATGTAAAACTGTAATAATGACATGTTGAAGCATTAACACTGACTACTGCTGTCCACTTTATTTCCCATGTGCCTGAATCTTCTGAGTAGCTACAGGAAAAAAGTAAACTGCCTGTTCCAAACAGCTTACACAAACGAACTAAAGCATGAAGACAAACGCTCTTCTAATATTAACAAgctatagaatattatttagcgtTGAAAACCAGGTTATACAGATTATTTTCAATCTGGTAGTTAACTTTATTATCATTACACTTGGCTGAGTCACTCTCGGGCCCCACGAAGAGACGGCCAGAGTTACCACGTGAGAGTAAAACATTGTATCAAAATAATTAGATTGGCTACAAAAACTACCTCGGAAAGATATTGAGTAGCAAAACCTAGCCAAGTTGCTAAAATTTGACCGCAAGCTCCAAACTGTTGGCTAGGAAAAGCACGGAGGGACAGCCATACCTGGGGCCCGTACCAAGCAGCCGAGCGTGCTAAGAAAGGCTAGCAGCAGGCCCACTCCCGCTAAGTGGGCGGACACCGGAATCCTGCGGCAGGATGACTCCAAGGCACATCTAGGGGCGCCGTCTTTTGCCAGAGAAGGGCACACCCCAAGGTCTGCGAGCATCGTTCTCAGAAAAATACAAGCTCTTTGATGGAGCCCCAGAaagcctctcccaccccctctcccgtTCCCCAAGGGCAGGGCGGGACCGAGCTGCAGAGTTGGCGGGACACCGGGTCAAGTGACGCTCAAACTGACCACACCCCCCTCGCGGGCGTCTCCGGACCGCGTGCGGGCTGCGCCTGCGCGCGCTTCCGGGCGGCGTTCGGGGCTAAAGAAGGGGCTGGGCGCGCACGCGCTCCGTCTCCAGGCAACGAGAAAAACAGACGCCCGCAGAGAGCGCCTGGGCGGCGATCGGTTGAGGTGGGGGGGGTCTGGTCTGGAAAACTAAGTCCTGGGGTTTTCCCTGAGCAGGAACCGTCCGCCAGAGCCTCAGGTACGCGGAAGGGGGGGCAGACATGGGGTCAGCACCTCAACTTCCCAAGGGCCCCATGGACAGAAGAGCGAGGGCTTGTTCCCAAAGCGGAGTCCCCAGTGGGGGCGCCCCGGCTGACCCTGTGGGACAGTGCGTGACTTCAGCGTTCTGGATCTAAAAGCTGCGGCGGCCAGGTCAGGTGGCCTCCACCTCTCAGGTTACAGACCTTTCGCTGTCCGCGCCGCGGGGACTTCTTGGGTGAGGGTTTGACAGCCGGGCACCTGCTGCAGGCCACGAGCGGCCTCTGTGTTCTTTGGAGTCAAGCACGGTTCCAGCAGGAGGGAAGCTGGAGAGCTCTTTGTGCCAGTCACTTACCTCTAGGCCGCAGTTTGCTCACCTGTGAACCGATAGGGCTGGACTCAGAGTCCTAAGGTCCCTAAATGCCAGTCATGTGACTCTGAGCGAAACTTCAGTTTACGGGTGAAGAAACCAGCCAGGAAGGGAAAGTTGCTTGTCCTGTGTCACAGGCCTAAAACCTGACTTTCGATCCAGTAAATCTTTCCCCCAACTAGGGAGTCTGCTGTGTATGGCAGGAGTATCACTGTGTATGGCAGAGACTGGTACTGGAATAAAGCTAGGTGGCAGGAACACCCGTGTCACACTCGTTTTTCTATCCTCAGGACATAATAAGCACCCACAGGAAATAATGAGCATTCACCAAATGCTTATTGAAGGAAAGCTCTGGCAGGCCCAGCACCACTGTCCCTAAAAAGTTCAAGAGAATATGTAGGTAGGACAAATGTAGAAACAGTTTTACTTTAGCAGTGGGGGGGAACGTCAGACAAACTCCTCACATATATCTGGTTTAAATCTCCTCCAGGCTTCAGTCCAGTCCCCGAATGGCTGGCCTCCAGTTGGCACCACCTCTGCCTGTGGGCGTTATGCTTCCTTATAATAAAACAGAAGCTCCAGGGCTCCTCTCAGCTAAACAAAAGCCCCATGAAAAAGGTGACTCTTCTCAGCGGTCCTCCATGGGGCATCTGAGGAACAATTCCCGGCAGAAGCTTTTGAGCAACAAAGAGCTGACACTGGATAATCTCTACACTCACTCCAAGTGGAACACCTGCACAAAAGCCCGGAACTACTCCTATCCCCACTGTGTTGGAATCAGCCAGCAAGATTCAAGAAGCAATCCCCAGGGCCAAGCAAAGGGTTTGTTTTACTCATCAAGTCCTCAGTCCCGGTATTCCAAAGCAAATAATCAGGAATTCATCCCCTTCACAAAGAAGCGAGTTGGGGTAGACCGGGCATACCCCCTGAAACCCGTGTTCCATACGAAGTCTCATAGTACACGTGAGGCTGGCATTGATGGGGACCAGAATGTCTCTCCAAGACCCCCTGAACCAAGAGAGTTTCCATACAGCAGTTTTGATACAAGGAACTGGGTGAATCCAGCTGTGGTTCGTGCTGTTGTTGCAAACCCCAACAGGACTGAGTGGGTGCAGATCCAAAGACTAGAAGCTGCAGGGGAGAGCTTACAGGAGGAAATCCGAAGAAAAGAGACCCTTCTAAGGGAAAAGCTGAAGAAGACAGAGGAGGAACTCAGAAGGatccagaaagaaaaggaacagcctaaggaaaatgaaaaaagagagctACAGAGAATGACACTCCCCAGGAGGAGAGGTAAAGGTAATAGCAACACCTCATACAAACCTACCTTCTCCCCAGAATTCGGGTCTGAGGAGGTCTTCAGTAGAGACAGGGGGGAGGATAAAACTTGGGGTCGGTCTCGAGAAAATTCTAGTCCATTTCAGCTCTCTGATTATGGAATACAGAAGCTCAAAAGGGAAAGACTGGTGGCAAGCAATAACAAAATCCGAGACCTAGTCTCAGAGCCATTAGAGGAGTGTCCTCAGTCTTCAGAAGGGCCTGGCCATGCTTTGCGGGGAGCCACCAGCAATCCTAGTTTGTCTAGGGTACCAGACTCCTCGGTTTCCAGCTGTTCCACTGAAGAGCCCGAACTTGGCGAATGTAGCCACTGTGGACGCAAGTTTCTGTTGCTCAGGCTGGAGAGACACTCCAACGTCTGCCGCAGGATGCAGGGTTCCAAGAGGAAAGTGTTTGACTCCTCCAGGGCCCGGGCCAAGGGCACAGAACTAGAGCAGTACTTGAACTGGAAGGGACCAGCCTCAGTCAAGGTAACAAGGCAAGGGCCTTATGGATTTGACTTTGAGTGGGGATCATTGTAAAGGGGATGTTATATCAGTTTTCTTTAGAACAAATTCATGTGTCATATAGGGAGAAAGtgagaattaacatttattgattacaACTGTGTGCCAGTCACTGTGATGGGAGCTTTTCATAAGATCTTCACCACAACCCTGTGAGGGTTTCGTTGTCTCTTATTTAATCAATTCAAAAATCAAGTCGCAGAGAGTTTAACTTGCTTAAGATCACAAACAGCTTTAAATGGCAGAGTCAGCACatatggggagcctgggtggctcagtcagttaagtgtcagttaagcatctgactcttgatgttggctcaggtcatgatcttagggtcctgggatcgagccccacgagccccacattgggctcccgcatcaggctccggccctacatcaggctctgtgctcagtggggaatttgttggaggattctctctctccctctgcccctcactccgcttgtgtactctctctgaaataagtaagtaaatctttaaaaaaataataataaatggcagAGTCAGCATATAAATCTGGGTCAGAATGACTGCAAAATCTagacttaaaaaatacatgtcctattgattataaaagtaataaatgtttactgtagaaaattaaaaagatttgaaaaatataaagaaaaaaatgatgcagCACTTCACCCCTGGGAGAGAGTTCCTTGCTCTTTGCAATATACTCTGCCACCTCCCAAGATCAGGATTCATTACAACTCCTATAACTGTATCTACCTTTTCAAGATTAGCTCAATTCTGATATACCTTCTTAGTAAATACATGAAACACAATTAAGTTTGCAatcctttttctccccatttagAGTGTAAACACCTTAAAGGTAAAGGATACTATTTTTGGTTAACATTCCAGCTGCAGAAAAACTAGGTTGTAAAGACTGTGAGACACTTGCATGGTAAGTTTAGGGGTACTTCACAGGCATATTTGGACAGTCAGATCTGGAGATTGTCTCATGAATAAGTCTACCACCCTGTCAACGTTATGCCCCATGGCTTGTAAATgagtgtttctcaaagtgcagTTTGCtggcaaacattttttattttagtagttTTAGTGTGtattagaaaaatgtaacaagataTGAAGCCCATGGTTTTTAGGAATCAtgaacttaaagaaaaatattaagtaatttatgGTTAGGGGGATAAAGTGAAAGTGGTATGCAAATGACCAAAGTTTGGGAAAGCCTAGATCACATGATCTCAAAGTCCCATCCAACTCTAATTTTCTAACAAAATAGGAGAgcatattctgttttcatttctttccaatcGTCCCTATGCCGCACTAGCACCTTTTGTCCGCtaagcactttacagtttatgGGCTACAGTACTTGCTGGGGCCTTTAAAAACCCAAATTTATGTGGTGGCTGTTAGGAGAAGTTGATTGCGGTTATTTCTTTCAGTACAGTTTGGAAGATAAACACAAAAAAGTCCCTTCTGTGTTCAGAGATAATCTACCTGAAGTCCAGTTTCCAACAAGAATTTAACATTTTGCTCTTGCAGATAATGATATAATCACTGCTTCCTGTTCTTTCCTGTTTGCTTTCTGGTCAACCCAATAATCCACCGGGGTCTTCTCCATCCTACTATAGTGTGTTTCTGGCAGGCCCCTGAAAGAAtcttgtgtttcttaaattcctaaaTGCAGTAACGGTGAAGCAAAGGAATTGGATTTCTGAGATCAGACGCCTGAGCTTTGTGGAAACTAGTTTTGGGGGGAATATGATGCATTGAGGACACCGAAGCAGAAAGGATCTGGATTGAGATGCACTCCCCTCCTTGGAATGTTCTAAGTCTTATTCCAAAGCTTTGTGCCTCTGGAAGCCAAGTGGTTGTGTCTCCCTGTTATTCCTCTAGTGTATTCACAAGAACAGGTGactttccttctgtcctttaATTTTCACATAGCTTCCAGCAGACTCCTAGCTCTGGTCTCATTCGAGCACAGAGACCACATCTTTGTGGTTTGTGATTAATAAGTGTTAATTGAATAAGATTTCAATATGATGAATTAATAGTTCATTCAATATGATGAActatcatatccttttttttaaagataagttggattttttctttctttttgttttaaagattttatttatttgacagagacacagcgagagagggaacacaagcagggggagtgggagagggagaagcaggcttcccgccgagcagggagcccgatgcggggctcgatcccaggaccctgggatcaggacctgagccgaaggcagatgcttaacaactgagccacccaggcgccccaactatcATATACTTGAGGAATTTCCccctaattcttttaaaaaattcttggatACCGTCTCTAACACACCAATTCTCTTGCCTTCTTGTCTATTTCAGTAACACTCTCTCCTGAAGGATCCTTTTGCTTTGATAATATCTCTTCCTGTCATTCATCATTAATGATATCAGATCACCAAACAGCTACtcgccttctttcttttttctttttaaaattcattttatattaatttaaataatatttgaatacatttaaaaaatcatgtactAAGTGACCTATAAGGGCAACGAGTAGGATCCTGCCTCACCCTTTTCCAGCCTAATCGGGCCCCCAGTGGCAGCTTCAGTTCCTGATAGATGACTCTTCTGGTATGCGTTTCCATATTTCTCAGTAATATGCTTATTTTCTTGATTAATCAGTTTTGCACATTATCTGTTGACTTCCTCCTATGAATGCTTCGGGTTAAGCTCTCTTTCACATCTCCTCtccttttacttttctccttccttctccttccattGTAGTGGAATCACAATTTTGGGTTAAACCAGTAGTCAGCTTTTACATTATAATAACCATGTAAATTTTGTTCACCGATGAGTGAACACATGTACCTGGAATTAATAGCTGActcatgttttcatttgcttGGTTTCCTACATacctgtctttaattttttttaaataatttttttattatgttttaattttttttttcctaaatgatcCATCTGATATCAGGCACCTATTAGTGTTTTTGTAAATGCTCAAACACCTAATCcattggtttgatttttttttttcttattctggaaACTTCCCTCCCATCactcctttctcctcctgcaCCAGTCTGGACTGGTTATTCTGTAGGCCTGGTGCAGACCTATTGTTTCGGgacttctctttgcttcttttctgtCTTGGGTCCTGTTTCCAGCTTCTTaggtcttcctttttcttgttttaatccTTGCTTTGCTGAAGCTTTCAAGAAACGTGCATgggaagctttttctttttttttttttttggtctcagaatgaatgaaaatatctaTACAATAGCTTTATATTTGATGGATGATTTGAccaggtatagaattctaggtagaaaattattttctgttagaACTTTTAAGGGGTTTTCCCACTAGCTTTTAGCATCCAGTGTTACTGTTGAGAAATCTGATGCCATATTGCTTCCtgctccactgtatgaaacctCTTTCggtgtttctctttttctgaaagcTTACAGGCTTCTCTCTCTattctgaaattctgaaattttacAATGATTGTGTTGGATACTTGGTAGACTATTTCAAGAGCAGTGACCTTAATTCTAGGAatgtttattgtattatttatttaataatttcttctgtgtgcttttttaattctttttggaaCTCCTTTTGGTCAGGTGTTGGACTTCCTGGATCGGCTTTCTAATTTCCTAATCTTTTCTACTTTCCATCTTGatcttttttcccattctgagtaattttcttgacattttacatttctatttttatttttagctatcactgtttttttttaatggtcttttttttaataaagattttcatttatttatttgagagagaaagagcgagagcaagtgatcaggaggaggagcagagggagagggacaagcatactccgcactgagcatggagcccgacatggggctcgatcccatgaccccgagatcatgacttgagctgaaatgaagagtcagatgctcaaccgactgagccacccaggtgccccttagctaTCACAGTTTTGATTTATAATAGTTCTTTCTGGTTCTCtggttttaagttttcttttaccTGTCTTATCCCTGTTTcctgagagcgagagagaattcATGTACCTGTTTTGGTTTCTCTCTTGTTAGAGCTTTACTCAAATATCTGATGATCCCAGGTTGTCCATTCATATTTAAGCTTAAGTGGGGCATGTTGACTAAAGGCCTTCATATTAGGGTTATCAAATAGTGAGCCTTTTCACTGGAGTCACTCAAGGTCAGCATCTAATGGCTTTTCTCTCGACTCCTTGCTGCATTCAGAGAATTCCTATCTCCTATGAGGGTGCCAATGTGTTTGATATCCTGGGAGCTGAGTGGGAGAAGGAGGCCAACAGTTCCATAATTCATCACGTATACTTGCACTTAATCCCAACTTTCAGCCTCAATATTACCCTGTTCTCCACTATGCCTGGACTTCCTGAGTCTGAAACCTGTCTGGTTCAGTTTCTCCAGAGAATAAACCCCCGTTCTCCTGTGAGAGTGTGGGAAGTGACAGACACTTGGATGTGCAAGATGGGAGAGGGGCCCCAGGGATCCAATTTATTCTCAGCCCTGCACCTCTTCCCTCTCCACTGCCTGTACTTGTAAGCACCAAGCAGGCCCTTAGCTTAAGTGCCTCCACTCTGGCAAGTCAGCTCTGTTGCTCCCTTCCTGTTCTCTTTGATCTTATGGATGAACACCCTTTCCATTTCCTTACTGTCATTCTGATGAAGACTCAGGAGATGTGGTAAACACCAAGTTGAATGATCAGTCTTCCTCACACTTACAGGCTGAACCTCCTCAGAAGAGCAACTGGAGACAGAAGCATGAGTCTTTCATCCGTACTCTCCGTCACGCTCGAGAGGTCCAGCAGGTCATTGCCAAAGGTGGAAACCCCTCAGACTTGCCTCCCATCCTGCCTGCAGAAAATCCAGATTATATTCAGTGTCCTCACTGTAGCCGCCACTTTGCTCCCAAGGTGGCTGAGCGGCACATTCCCAAGTGTAAGACCATTAAGAACCGGCCTCCACCTCCAAGGAAGCATTACAGTTGAGTGGACAACGGTTGGAAGCCTCAGAAGGCTCTGCTTCTCTTCAGCAAGAAACGGGAGTAGAATAATTTGATGCAAAATAGAACTAAAACTTTTACATCTCCCACACCTGCCTGCAGAGCTTAAATCAGTGAGGAGAGACCCATTGCTAAGCAGCGGGAGGCAAAAGGAAGCCTCAGCTTCCCACAAAATCACGGCCTCAGGCTGGTGTGCCTTGTTAGTGCCCTAAGAACTGATGGGCGAAGACTCAGGAGTAGTGAGCAGGCTACATTAAAGCTCTCTTCTCGCAAGGCTGACCTGTGGTTTGTGCTAAGTGCCTGTGTTTGCTGTGccttcctgccctgctctgcATGTATGCGTGGTTCCTGTTCACTCTTCTTGCTCTTGCAAGACGTCGGTTCATGAGACTGAGTTGGTGTCAGAGGATCATGATTACCCAGGTGGTATCTCATAAAAGATAATATGATTTTGCTGTAAGGCAAATGGAAATTCATCCTTGACCTCCGTGACGTATGGTCCTGGCCAAAAGCCAATACCAGTATGTAAAGTTAGGGCGCCAGTATATCCTGAACCCTCCTTGCGGTGTACTGTGCCATAATGGGAACATCATCTTTATGTGCTTTACATGGTAGGGCTGGGAGAGAGCATCCTGTATGCCTCAGTAGTTGCACTTGGCTAAAGGATTTCATatgttccctcccacccccccgcaaaaaaaaaggaaggaaggaaggaagaaacttcAGTTTCAGTTATTGCTGGCATTCTGCTTTGAAATCAGGTTGGGTGTATGGCTTTTTAAATGCGGCAGTAAAATCTACCATCAAAGCAAGCTGGGACATTGCCGTGTCACATGTCCCTGCCATTATACCACAGTGAACTTCTCTTTTAGAAAGTAAACTCTGATGAAAAAGATACcggatcttttaaattttttctgtgcAGAATTGTGCATACTGCAGGTACTCTTCACAATTAGACCTTCAATCAATGGGTTTGGGGATTTAAAATTAACTAATAAAATGAGTAAGTCCTAGATTGGTCAGATGGGAGAAATGATAAGGTAATGCCTGTCTGCGGTAGTATCAGTTGAGATAGGATGAAGATAGAACAACAGATCTGAAATAACAGTAGGATTATTGTCCTGAGAGCATCACTCAAATTGTtagtttaaggggcgcctgggtggctcagtcgttaagcgtctgccttcggctccggtcatgatcccagggtcctgggattgagctctgcatcgggctccctgctgggctggaatcctgcttctccctctcccactccccctgctcgtgttccctctctcactgtgtctctctctgtcaaataaataaataatctttaaaaaaaaaaattaaatactggaGAAAAAACACCCAACCTGATGTGGGCCAAGGTGACTAAGCAGACAATAAAACCATGTTCTACTAACAACAAATGATCACTCACTCTTGTTCCATTTCCTCTGCAGCTTCTGCTGAATGGTTGGGCTGATAGATCAGACCAATTTGAAATGTGAATTTGAGGCTTTAGCTGTGAAGCTACAGGGCTctaggctgaaaaaaaaaatgt
Encoded proteins:
- the ZC2HC1C gene encoding zinc finger C2HC domain-containing protein 1C, translated to MAGLQLAPPLPVGVMLPYNKTEAPGLLSAKQKPHEKGDSSQRSSMGHLRNNSRQKLLSNKELTLDNLYTHSKWNTCTKARNYSYPHCVGISQQDSRSNPQGQAKGLFYSSSPQSRYSKANNQEFIPFTKKRVGVDRAYPLKPVFHTKSHSTREAGIDGDQNVSPRPPEPREFPYSSFDTRNWVNPAVVRAVVANPNRTEWVQIQRLEAAGESLQEEIRRKETLLREKLKKTEEELRRIQKEKEQPKENEKRELQRMTLPRRRGKGNSNTSYKPTFSPEFGSEEVFSRDRGEDKTWGRSRENSSPFQLSDYGIQKLKRERLVASNNKIRDLVSEPLEECPQSSEGPGHALRGATSNPSLSRVPDSSVSSCSTEEPELGECSHCGRKFLLLRLERHSNVCRRMQGSKRKVFDSSRARAKGTELEQYLNWKGPASVKAEPPQKSNWRQKHESFIRTLRHAREVQQVIAKGGNPSDLPPILPAENPDYIQCPHCSRHFAPKVAERHIPKCKTIKNRPPPPRKHYS